TCTTCCCCTTCTTTCTTCACTTCCTTCTCCTTTTCTCGAGCTTCCAGTTCAGCTTTACGAATTTCAGCCGCCTCAGCTTCTTCATTTTCCCTCATTTTGACGTTGAGAAATTCAATCAAATCCCTCAATGATTTGTTACCGTCGTCGTCTTTCAGCAGCTGCTCCGCCACCGCCGCCGGAGTCACTTTAGCACTGGAAATCAATCCCTCAATCTCACCAAAAAATTCATGGTTCTCAATCCCAAGGTAATTGGACGCCAGAAGCCTAAATCCACATGGGGTGCAATACGACATGTGAATATGAACATCCATTCTTCCCGGCCGGAGCAATGCCGGATCCAGCTTCTCTTTATGGTTCGTCGTGAATATAATAATCCTCTCGTCGCCGCAGCTCGACCATAGTCCGTCAATGAAATTCAACAAACCCGATAACGTCACCAGTCTTCTTCTCCTCGCAGTTGATGGGTCTTCTTCATTTTCCGACTCTCGATCTTGAAACTCAATCGAACAATCAATATCCTCCACCACTAGAATCGAACGGTTCGCAATTCCCATTAGCAATTTCCGGAGATCCGAATTGCATTCTACTCCCGCTAATTCCAAATCATACACATCGAATTTCAGGTAATTAGCCATTGCTGCAATCAAGCTCGATTTCCCTGTTCCTGGGGGACCGTACAACAAATACCCTCTCTTCCAGGCCTTACCCACCTTCCTGTAAAACTCTTTCCTCTTCACGAACCGTTCGAGATCACTCACAATGAAATCCTTGATTTCCGAGTCCATGGCGAGCTTCTCGAACGTGGAAGGGTGGTCTAAATTGGTCGGAATCCATAAATCGGAGATGCTGCCGTACATGTTCTGGTAGTCAACGGCGAAAATCTTGAGGG
This sequence is a window from Benincasa hispida cultivar B227 unplaced genomic scaffold, ASM972705v1 Contig400, whole genome shotgun sequence. Protein-coding genes within it:
- the LOC120069459 gene encoding AAA-ATPase At3g50940-like — encoded protein: MAFDASIPEANLANAKAILTAAASFAATAVLVRSIANDLLPPQLREYFYDGFRNIFTRFSFQLTMVIDEMDGLGPNQIYEAAETYLATKISPSTTRLKVSKPEKEDNITTAVERNEEVIDTFNGVKFHWILVCDEVQRENFHNPRSPYRSIIRSFELCFHKKHREMVLKSYLPYILHQAKELKQQTKTLKIFAVDYQNMYGSISDLWIPTNLDHPSTFEKLAMDSEIKDFIVSDLERFVKRKEFYRKVGKAWKRGYLLYGPPGTGKSSLIAAMANYLKFDVYDLELAGVECNSDLRKLLMGIANRSILVVEDIDCSIEFQDRESENEEDPSTARRRRLVTLSGLLNFIDGLWSSCGDERIIIFTTNHKEKLDPALLRPGRMDVHIHMSYCTPCGFRLLASNYLGIENHEFFGEIEGLISSAKVTPAAVAEQLLKDDDGNKSLRDLIEFLNVKMRENEEAEAAEIRKAELEAREKEKEVKKEGEENGIVASTVK